The DNA region CGGCCTTCAACCCGTCGTCGTCCGCGGTGACGTCGAGGGTGCCGTCCTCGACGACGAGGTAGTCCTTGCCCCGGATGGCGTCGTCGGCGGCGTCGACGGTGATCTCACCGGACAGCACGACGAGGCCGTCCTTGCTGGTGATGCCGTCGGCGCTGACGCCGTCGACCCGGAGTGCACCGTTGCCACCGATGGTGAGGTCGGCCATCGAGTAGAGGGTCGCGTTGGGGGCGTCGTCCTCCTCGTCGTCGGCTCCGGATCGCTGGCCGTCGCTGAGGGTGTTGGTGGAGCCGTCGGCGAGCACCACGACGACCTCGTCGGCCGCGGTGACCACCAGCGGCGAGGTGCTGGTGGAGGTGATGTCGGCGCCGTCCAGCACGAGCCGGACCTTCCCGTCGACGGCGGAGTCCACCACCAGCTGCCCGTCGGAGAGGGTGCCGGAGACCAGGTAGGTGCCGGCGTCGGAGATGGTGACCACGTCGCCGTCGGCCGCGGCTCCGTCGCCGTCGATCGTGGTCGCGCCGTCCGCCAGGTGGATGGTCGTGGCTCCGTCGACGTCGTCGTCGGCGTCGTCGGCATCGGCGTGCGTGTCGTCGAGCCCGGTGACGTAGTTGCTGCTTCCCCGGGCCACCTCCTGCGCGGTGCCGATGGAGGCGGCGGTGGTCTCGGCGTCGCTCCCGTCGGAGCCCGCCCGCACGCGGAGAGCGAGATCAGGGCGACGGCGGCGACGGCGGCGGTGGTGGTGCGGCGGATCGGGGACTTCACGGGGTGCTCCTCCAGGACGGGCGCAGGGGTTGTCCCCACCATTCAGCGTCGACGTGCTGTGTCGCCCACGGGGAGAACCTGTGCGTCGTCTGTGCAAGCGTCCGACGCAAGCGTCCGACGGCACAGCCGCGACGGGCATGTTCGCGTCGCGGACGGTGTTGGGTGGGGGTGACGGTGGACGACACGGTGGACGACGGAGGCGGCGACGGCACCCGGACCCCGGACGTCTCGCGGGTCCTCGACAGCGTGGTGATCGGTGCGGGGCAGGCCGGCCTGTCGGCGTCGTACCACCTCGGACGGCTGGGCCTGGACCACCTGGTGCTCGACGCCGACCGGCGACCCGGGGGCGCCTGGCAGCACCGGTGGGACTCGCTGACCATGGACGACGTGCACGGAGTGGCCGACCTGCCCGACGACCCGGCCCCCGGCCGTGGCCGGGAGCGGGCCAACGACGTGATCCCGCGGTGGTTCGCCGACTACGAGCGCAGGCACGACCTGCCGGTGCTGCGCCCGGTGCGGGTGGATGCGGTGCGCTCGGCCGGCGAGCTGCTCGTCGTCGAGGCGGGCGACCAGAGCTGGCGCACCCGCACCCTGGTCAACGCCACCGGGACCTGGAGCCGGCCGTTCGTGCCGCACTATCCGGGCATCGGCGACTTCGCCGGCGAGCAGTTCCACACCTCCGACTATCCCGGGCTCGACCGGCTGCGCGGCCGGCGCGTGCTGGTGGTGGGCGGCGGGGCCAGCGCGGTGCAGTTCCTGGGGAGATCGCGCCCGTCGCCACCACCGTGTGGGTCACCCGGCGCGAGCCCGAGTGGCTCGGCGAGGCGGACCGGCTGGACGGCCGGGAGGTGATCCGCCGCGTCCAGGACCGGGTACGACGCGGGCTGCCCCCGGCCTCCGTGGCCAGCGTCACCGGCCTGCGCCTGCGCCCCCAGGAGCAGCACGCGGCCGAGCTCGGCGCCTACCGTCGCCGGCCGATGTTCGCGCGGATCGAGGCGGACGGGGTGCGCTGGGCCGACGGCACGTTCGAGCCGGTGGACGTGATCCTCTGGGCGACCGGCTTCCGCCCGGCCGTCGGGCACCTCGCCCCGTTGCACCTGACCAGCGAGCACGGCGGGATCCGGCTGCTCGCCACCGGCGAGGACGTGCAGACCGCCGTCACCGCGACCGCGGACCCGCGGGTGCAGCTCGTCGGCTACGGGCCCTCGGCGTCCACCATCGGTGGCAACCGCGCCGGACGCGCGGCGGCGCTGGCGGTGCGGCGCCAGCTGGCCGATCCGCTCGAGGCCGCCGGCTGACCTCGCCCGTTCAGCCCTCGGAAGTCTCGGCGGCCGCGGCGGTCTCGGCGGCCGCGGCGAGCCGGTCGAGGGAGGCGCGCAGCTGCGGCTCGCCGGTGGCCCGGGCCCGCGGGATCCGGGTCTCGTCGGTCAGGTCGGTCCAGTCGTAGGTGTGCCGCACCCGGCTGTGCGCCTCGTCGATCGGCTCGACCTGCCAGCGCCACTCGTGGCCGATCGGTGCCTCACCCTCGACGCTGGGACGCCACGCGACCAGCCGGCCCTCGGTGAAGGCGACGACGTGGTTGTCCCGCACCGCATCGCTGGTCAGCCGCATCGCGAAGACCTGCCCGACCCCGGTGAGCCGGTCACCGCGCACCAGCTCGGCGAGGTTGTCGTTGCCGTCCCAGGAGGGCTGCCGCGCGGGGTCGGCGATCAGCTCGAAGACGGTCGCCGCGGGCGCCGCGACCTCGCGTTCGGCCGACACCACCCGCTGCTCCCCGGTGCCGCCGCTCGTCCCGTCGCTCGTCCCGGCGTCCGCGCTCGGGGTGCCGTCCGTGGTCTCGCCCATGGCGCCAGTCAACCGCGCGGTGGCGTGGACGTCGACCCTCCGGGGTCCTCGATCGCCACTACGCTGCCGGGCGTGGCCGACGTACCGCACGCGGATCCCTGGCACACCGCCGACCTGGACCTCGACGGCTATCTCGAGCGTCTCGGGGTGGCTGCGGCCGAGCCGAGCCTGCCCGCGCTCGGGGAGCTGCACGAGGCGCACGTGCGCCGGTTCACCTTCGACAACATCGACGTGCTGCTCGAGCAGCACCCCGGCGTCGGCCTGAGCGCGATCCAGGAGAAGTTCGTCGGCCGCGGACGCGGCGGCTACTGCTTCGAGCACGCCACGCTGTTCGCGGCGGCGCTGGAGCGCCTCGGCTATCCGGTACGCCGCCACCTCGGCCGGGTGCCCGCCGCCGACGGCACCCTCCAGGCGCGGACGCACATGACCGTCGCGGTCCGCGTGGCCGACCGGTGGTGGCTGTGCGACCCCGGCTTCGGGATGAGCCTGATCCGCCCGATCCGGCTCGCCGACGGCGTCGAGGCCGACCACTACGGGTGGGGCAGCAAGGTGGTCGCCGCCGACGGGATCGGCTGGTCGCTGCTGCGTCGGCGCGACGGTGAGTGGCAGCACCTGCACACCCTCGACGCCCTCCGGTGGAGCCGGTCGACATCGTCGCCGGCCACCACTACACCAGCACCTTCCCGTCCTCGCACTTCCGGTCCGGGCTGATGGTCGCGCGCTACGTCGAGGACCGGCACGTCGTGCTGCGCCACGACGCGGTGACCGTGCGGCGAGCCGGTGAGCCCACCGAGCACCGGGCGCTGGCGCCGGGGGAGCTCACCGGTTGGCTGGACCGGCTCGAGGTGGCGCTGTCGGCCGACGAGCTCGGACGCCTGCTGCTGCGGGTCCGGGAGCTCGACCCGGGATCACGCTGAGTCGCTCCGCTGTCGCTGCTCGGCGTGTCGCCCACGGTTGGAGTGCCGGCCGCGATGCGCTTGGCACCATCCTCCCCATGGGAAGCGGCATGAGCCCCTGGGCGGAGCGAGCGGTGGAGCACCTGACCCGCACCGCGACCGGCCGTCCGCTCGACCGCTCGCTGCGGGTCACGCTGAACTTCCACCCGGACCGCGTGGCGGCAGGCCGCACCGTCCTGGAGCAGCTCGCCCACGACGGGGTCTACCGGTCGCAGTTCGAGACCGGCACCAGCAACGGGGGGCTCACCGCATACCCGGAAGGGGCGCGGTGGCGGTGGGAGCAACGCATCTTCGCGCATGCCTACGACGAGGCCCCGGTGGCGCAGCGGCCGAAGTACGGGGCGCTGAACCACCGCCGCCGTCGGATCGGCGCGGCACCCCGGTTCGGGTCGGCACACCTTCGGCTGCGCGAGGCGGTGCTCGACCGCAGCACCTTCTGCTTCCCCGACTCGGTGTTCGAGCCGACCGCGATGGGAACCGCAGCTCGGTTCGACCTGTTCCCTCTGGTCGAGACGTTCGATGCCCGCGAACGCTCCGACGCCCTCGAGGCCACCGAGGGCGGGCTGCTGGACGACTACATCGAGGCACACGTGCACGGCACGGTCGCGTTGGCCGCCGACGTCGAGGCCCTCGTCCTCGATCCGTCGTTTCGCGGGACCCCCGTCGAGGAGCAGGCCAGGTCGCTCGCGCTGCCCCTGGAGTGGCACGAGGGGCGGGTCCTCACGGTGGCGACCCTGGCTGCCCATCCCGACTTCCGAGGCCGCCACATCGTCGACGTCGGCCACCGCGTCGCCCGCGACGGACTGCTCGATGCGGCCACGGTCGGTCGGGCGGCTCTCGCCGGAGCCGAGGATCCCCAGGACCTGAAGAAGGTCTGGCACCACGTCGCGAGGTTCGGGAGCCCGGCCGAACGCTGAGCGCCCACCGGGCGTTGATCGGCGTCGGGGACCGTGTCCGCGCGCTGTCGCGTCGGACCAGGACGTGCTGCCGAGCTCGGTTGGTGGACACCGGTTCGGGCCGGCCACGGGCGCGCGCTACTGTCGACGCATCCACCCACGGGAGTCCGCGGCAGCGGGCTGAGAGGGAGCTGCAGCCGCTCCGACCGTCGAACCTGATCCGGCTCACACCGGCGAAGGAAGCGAAGGAGCGAACGCCGTGCGTACCCCTCGTCCCGACCTCCCCGGGATCCCCGTCCCCGCGTCACCTGCCTGGTCGCCGACCACGACGACCTCGACCTGCTCCCGGCGCTGGCCGCCGCCGGCGTCGACGGGTTCCAGGTCCGTGCCCCCGGCGCCGACACCCGGTCGCTGATCGCGCTCACCGACCGGGTGCTCGAGGCCGTCGAGGGCACCGGGGCCCGGGTGCTCGTCAACGACCGGGTCGACGTCGCGATCGCGGCCGGTGCCGACGGTGCCCACCTCGGCAGCGGCGACCTGCCGATGCCGGTGGCCCGGCGCCTCGGTCCGGACCTCCTGCTGGGCGCGACCTGCCGGGACCGGTCCGGCGTGGCCCGTGCGCGTGCCGAGGGTGCGGACTACGCCGGCTTCGGGCCGGTGCACGCCACCGCCAGCAAGTCCGGGCTGCCGGCGCCGCTCGGGTGGGGCGCGGTCCGCGCGGCCAGCCCCGTCCTGCCCTGGTCGCGATCGGCGGGATCACCGCCGCCGAGGCCGCCCACGCCCGCGCGGCCGGCGCCCACGGCGTCGCCGTGATCGGGGGCATCTGGCGACAACCCGACCCCGTCCAGGCAGCGAAGGAGCTCGTCGCGGCGGTCGGCTGATGCGGGTCGAGGTGCGCGGCGGCGGCATCGTCGGCCTCACCCTCGCCCACGAGCTGCAGACCCGGGGGCACCGGGTGACCGTGGTCGACCGGAGGCCCGCCGCGGGCGCGTCCCACGCCGCGGCCGGGATGCTGGCGCCGGCGGCCGAGCTGTGGCCCGGCGAGGAGGAGATCCTGCGGCTCGGGCTCGCCTCCCTGGCCCGGTGGCCGGCGCTCGCCGCCGACCTCGGGGTCGAGCTGCGCCGCACCGGCACCCTGCTGGTCGGCCACGACGCCGGCGACCGCGACCAGGTACGGCGCCAGGCCGGCCTGCTGGCCCGCCACGGCCACCCCGCGGCGTTGCTCTCCCGGCGCGAGGCGGCCGCCGCCGAGCCGGGTCTGGGCCGGGTCGCCGCGGCAGCGGTGATCGCCGAGGAGGCGAGCGTGGACCCGCGGGAGGTCTGCGTGGCGCTGCGGGATCGGCTGTGCGTCGTACCGGAGACGCCGGGTGGGCCCGCGCCGGAGGTGACGGTGATCGCGACCGGGGCGCGGTTGCCGGCGCCGTACCGGCACCTGGTGCGGGGGGTGCGTGGCGAGATCCTGCGGCTGCGCGTGGCGCGCTCGGCGGACCTGCCCACCCGCACCCTGCGCGGGTGGGTCGGCGGGGAGCCGGTCTACCTCGTGCCACGCCGCGACGGCGGGCTCGTCGTCGGGGCGACCAGCGAGGAGCACGCCGGCGCCCCGGTGGTCACCGCCGGCGGCGTGCTGCGGCTGCTCGCGGCCGCCCGGACGCTCTGGCCGGCGCTGGACCGTGCCGAGCTGGTCGAGACCACGGCCCGGGACCGGCCCGCGACGCCGGACGGCCTTCCGCTGGTCGGTCCCTCGGACCGTCCCGGCGTGGTGCTGGCCGCCGGGCACCACCGGCACGGGGTGCTGCTGGCGCCGCTGACGGCGGTGCTGCTCGCCGAGCACCTCGAGCATCCGGCCGCGCCGCTGGCCGAGCCGGGGCTGGACCCGCGTCGGTTCCCGCTCGACGGGAGTCGGTCGGCGGCGCCGCGCCGTGCCGGGAGCACGGCCCAGGCGCAGGTCCGCCCGCCGGCCGACCTGCCGACCCATCCGCCGACCCCTCCGCCGACCCATCCGCCGGTCCGCCGGTCCGACCCGACGGGCCCGGACGACCCACTCGAGGGGCCCGAAACCCCAACTCGACCGGTCCGAAACCCCAACTCGACAGGAGACGGAGGGATCATGACGATCACGATCAACGGGGCACCGCGGGAGTGCCCGGCCGGCCTGAGTGTCGCCGACCTGCTGCGTCACCTCGACCTGGGGCCGACGCCCCGGGGGTCGCGGTCGCGGTGGGCGACGCGGTGGTGCCGCGGGGGAGTGGCCGACCCACCGGATCGAGGACGGCGCGGCGGTCGAGGTCGTGACGGCGGTGCAGGGCGGATGAGCGCCGCGACGACGCCACGGCCCCACGAGGCCGCGTCCACCACCGGACCGGTGGTCGCCGGGCGGCGTCTCGCCTCGCGCCTGCTGCTCGGGACCGGCGGCCTGCCCCGGCTGGACCTGCTCGACCCGGTGCTCGCCGCCGCCGAGCCCGGACTCGTGACCGTCTCGGTCCGGCGTACCTCGTCGCTGGCGGAGGGTGGTCTGCTCGCCGCGCTGCGCGCCCACGACCTGCCGCTGCTGCCGAACACGGCAGGGTGCCTCAGTGCGGCGGAGGCGGTGCTCACCGCCGAGCTCGGCCGGGAGGCGCTGGAGACGGACTGGGTCAAGCTGGAGGTGATCGGCGACGAGCGGTCCCTGATGCCCGACGTGATCGAGCTCGTGGACGCCGCCGAGCGGCTCGTCGAGCGCGGGTTCACGGTGCTGCCCTACACCACCGACGACCCGGTGGTGGCCCGCCGGCTGGTCGACGTCGGGTGCGCCGCGGTGATGCCGCTGGGCTCGCCGATCGGGTCGGGGCTGGGTCTGCTGAACCCGTTCGCGATCGAGACCGTGCGGGCGGCCGTCGAGGTCCCCGTCGTGCTGGACGCCGGCGTGGGCACCGCGAGCGACGCCGCCCTGGCCATCGAGCTCGGCTGCGACGCCGTGCTCGCCGCGACCGCGATCACCCGGGCCGACGACCCGGTGCTGATGGCCGCCGCGCTCGCCGCGGCGGTCCGGGCCGGCGACCTGGCCCGCCGGGCGGGGAGGATCCCGCGGCAGCGGGCCGCCCGCGCATCCTCCCCGACGGCGGGGCTCGTCGGCACTGGTCACGTCGGCACTGGTCACGTCGGCACGGGGCACGTCGGCACCGGTCACATGGGCACTGGGCAGCTCAGCACGGTCACCGGCGATCCGATGGCCGAGGTCGGCGAGCACCGGGAGCGCGGATGACCCCGCGACTGCTGCTGCTCACCGATCGCTCCCAGCTCCCGCTGGGGCGCAGCCTGCGGGCCACGGTCACCGCTGCGGTCACCGCCGGCGCCGCCGACGTGCTGCTCCGCGAGCTCGACCTGCGCCCGGCGGTCCGTGCCGCACTGTCGGCGGACCTCACCGCCAGCGGCGCCCGGGTGATCGCCGCCCGCGGGCCGCTGCCCGGCTGCGTCGGTGTCCACCTGGCGGCGCACCAGCCGGTGACCGCGGCCGGGGGCCTGCCGTTCGGCCGTTCCTGCCACACCGTCACCGCGGTCGCCGCGGCGGCCGCGGAGGGGGCCCGCTGGGTCACGCTCTCACCGTTCGCGGCGAGCGCCAGCAAGCCGGGGCGCGGCCCGGCGCTCGCCCCGGACGCCCTCGCCGGGCCGCACCCGGTGCCGGTGCTCGCGCTCGGCGGCATCGACGCGGACAACGCGCTGGACGCCGTGCGGGCGGGCGCCGACGGCGTCGCGGTGATGGGCGCGGTGATGCGCGCCGCCGATCCGGCCAGCACCGTCGCCCGGCTCCACGATGCGCTCGCGGCGACCCGGGCCGGCGGGGAGGGGCGTCGATGAACCCGCCCGTCGTGCTCAGCATCGCCGGCACGGACTCCGGCGGCGCGGCCGGGACCGCCGCCGACCTGACCACCTTCGCCGCCCTGGGGGTGCACGGCGCCTGCGTGATCACCGCCGTCACCGCCCAGGACACCCTCGGCGTCCGGGCGGTGCACCCGATCCCGGTCGAGGTGGTCGCCGCCCAGCTCGACGCCGTCCTCGACGACCTCGACCCGGTCGCGGTGAAGACCGGGATGCTGGCCGACCCCGCCGTCGTCCGGCTCGTCGCCGAGCGCTGCGCCGACCGGATCCTGGTCGTGGACCCTGTCGTGGTGGCTACCTCCGGCGCGGTCCTCGCCGACGAGGCCACCCTGGACGCCTACCGCACCCACCTGCTGCCGGTCGCCACGGTCTCCACACCCAACGCGGACGAGGACGACCTGCTCGGCCGCGCCCACGCCACCGCGGTGATCCGCACCGGTGGCGCCGGGGGAGACGTGCTGCACCGGCCCGGCGTCGTACCGCTGTCACTGGCGCACCCGGTGGTGGAGACCCGCAACGACCACGGCACCGGCTGCACCTACGCCGCCGCGCTCGCGGCCCACCTGGCCCACGGCCTGGAGCTGCCGGACGCCGCCGCCCGCGCCGCCGACTTCGTCGTCGACCGACTCCGCGTCGGCAGGACCTGGACGCTCGGCCGCGGCCGCGGCCCGGTCGCCCACCTGGTCCCGAGCGCACGACCGGCTACACCGCCGTCCCGCACACCGACCACCCCACCGACCACCCCACCGACCGCACCCGTCACCACCCCAGGAGGACCCC from Nocardioides sambongensis includes:
- a CDS encoding NAD(P)-binding domain-containing protein, with amino-acid sequence MDDTVDDGGGDGTRTPDVSRVLDSVVIGAGQAGLSASYHLGRLGLDHLVLDADRRPGGAWQHRWDSLTMDDVHGVADLPDDPAPGRGRERANDVIPRWFADYERRHDLPVLRPVRVDAVRSAGELLVVEAGDQSWRTRTLVNATGTWSRPFVPHYPGIGDFAGEQFHTSDYPGLDRLRGRRVLVVGGGASAVQFLGRSRPSPPPCGSPGASPSGSARRTGWTAGR
- a CDS encoding NAD(P)/FAD-dependent oxidoreductase, with amino-acid sequence MIRRVQDRVRRGLPPASVASVTGLRLRPQEQHAAELGAYRRRPMFARIEADGVRWADGTFEPVDVILWATGFRPAVGHLAPLHLTSEHGGIRLLATGEDVQTAVTATADPRVQLVGYGPSASTIGGNRAGRAAALAVRRQLADPLEAAG
- a CDS encoding SRPBCC family protein, producing the protein MGETTDGTPSADAGTSDGTSGGTGEQRVVSAEREVAAPAATVFELIADPARQPSWDGNDNLAELVRGDRLTGVGQVFAMRLTSDAVRDNHVVAFTEGRLVAWRPSVEGEAPIGHEWRWQVEPIDEAHSRVRHTYDWTDLTDETRIPRARATGEPQLRASLDRLAAAAETAAAAETSEG
- a CDS encoding arylamine N-acetyltransferase family protein, which encodes MADVPHADPWHTADLDLDGYLERLGVAAAEPSLPALGELHEAHVRRFTFDNIDVLLEQHPGVGLSAIQEKFVGRGRGGYCFEHATLFAAALERLGYPVRRHLGRVPAADGTLQARTHMTVAVRVADRWWLCDPGFGMSLIRPIRLADGVEADHYGWGSKVVAADGIGWSLLRRRDGEWQHLHTLDALRWSRSTSSPATTTPAPSRPRTSGPG
- a CDS encoding arylamine N-acetyltransferase — encoded protein: MEPVDIVAGHHYTSTFPSSHFRSGLMVARYVEDRHVVLRHDAVTVRRAGEPTEHRALAPGELTGWLDRLEVALSADELGRLLLRVRELDPGSR
- a CDS encoding DUF3626 domain-containing protein; translated protein: MSPWAERAVEHLTRTATGRPLDRSLRVTLNFHPDRVAAGRTVLEQLAHDGVYRSQFETGTSNGGLTAYPEGARWRWEQRIFAHAYDEAPVAQRPKYGALNHRRRRIGAAPRFGSAHLRLREAVLDRSTFCFPDSVFEPTAMGTAARFDLFPLVETFDARERSDALEATEGGLLDDYIEAHVHGTVALAADVEALVLDPSFRGTPVEEQARSLALPLEWHEGRVLTVATLAAHPDFRGRHIVDVGHRVARDGLLDAATVGRAALAGAEDPQDLKKVWHHVARFGSPAER
- a CDS encoding thiamine phosphate synthase; this encodes MAAAGVDGFQVRAPGADTRSLIALTDRVLEAVEGTGARVLVNDRVDVAIAAGADGAHLGSGDLPMPVARRLGPDLLLGATCRDRSGVARARAEGADYAGFGPVHATASKSGLPAPLGWGAVRAASPVLPWSRSAGSPPPRPPTPARPAPTASP
- a CDS encoding FAD-dependent oxidoreductase, whose product is MRVEVRGGGIVGLTLAHELQTRGHRVTVVDRRPAAGASHAAAGMLAPAAELWPGEEEILRLGLASLARWPALAADLGVELRRTGTLLVGHDAGDRDQVRRQAGLLARHGHPAALLSRREAAAAEPGLGRVAAAAVIAEEASVDPREVCVALRDRLCVVPETPGGPAPEVTVIATGARLPAPYRHLVRGVRGEILRLRVARSADLPTRTLRGWVGGEPVYLVPRRDGGLVVGATSEEHAGAPVVTAGGVLRLLAAARTLWPALDRAELVETTARDRPATPDGLPLVGPSDRPGVVLAAGHHRHGVLLAPLTAVLLAEHLEHPAAPLAEPGLDPRRFPLDGSRSAAPRRAGSTAQAQVRPPADLPTHPPTPPPTHPPVRRSDPTGPDDPLEGPETPTRPVRNPNSTGDGGIMTITINGAPRECPAGLSVADLLRHLDLGPTPRGSRSRWATRWCRGGVADPPDRGRRGGRGRDGGAGRMSAATTPRPHEAASTTGPVVAGRRLASRLLLGTGGLPRLDLLDPVLAAAEPGLVTVSVRRTSSLAEGGLLAALRAHDLPLLPNTAGCLSAAEAVLTAELGREALETDWVKLEVIGDERSLMPDVIELVDAAERLVERGFTVLPYTTDDPVVARRLVDVGCAAVMPLGSPIGSGLGLLNPFAIETVRAAVEVPVVLDAGVGTASDAALAIELGCDAVLAATAITRADDPVLMAAALAAAVRAGDLARRAGRIPRQRAARASSPTAGLVGTGHVGTGHVGTGHVGTGHMGTGQLSTVTGDPMAEVGEHRERG
- a CDS encoding thiamine phosphate synthase encodes the protein MTPRLLLLTDRSQLPLGRSLRATVTAAVTAGAADVLLRELDLRPAVRAALSADLTASGARVIAARGPLPGCVGVHLAAHQPVTAAGGLPFGRSCHTVTAVAAAAAEGARWVTLSPFAASASKPGRGPALAPDALAGPHPVPVLALGGIDADNALDAVRAGADGVAVMGAVMRAADPASTVARLHDALAATRAGGEGRR
- the thiD gene encoding bifunctional hydroxymethylpyrimidine kinase/phosphomethylpyrimidine kinase codes for the protein MNPPVVLSIAGTDSGGAAGTAADLTTFAALGVHGACVITAVTAQDTLGVRAVHPIPVEVVAAQLDAVLDDLDPVAVKTGMLADPAVVRLVAERCADRILVVDPVVVATSGAVLADEATLDAYRTHLLPVATVSTPNADEDDLLGRAHATAVIRTGGAGGDVLHRPGVVPLSLAHPVVETRNDHGTGCTYAAALAAHLAHGLELPDAAARAADFVVDRLRVGRTWTLGRGRGPVAHLVPSARPATPPSRTPTTPPTTPPTAPVTTPGGPR